Proteins found in one Sinorhizobium fredii USDA 257 genomic segment:
- the virB11 gene encoding P-type DNA transfer ATPase VirB11 yields the protein MTEGSDATVVRELLSPFAPFLDDKSLYEVIVNRPGQVLTEGAGGWRTHDLPELSFEKLMRLARAVASFSNQSIDETRPILSATLPGDERIQIVIPPATTRNTVSITIRKPSSVEFTLDDLEQREFFSETRATNDRASTQEQNLLALYRTGRFKDFLREAVIARKNIIISGATGSAKTTLSKALIKHIPEHERIISIEDTPELVIPQPNHVRLFYSKGAQGLSSARPKELLESCLRMRPDRILLQELRDGTAFYYVRNVNSGHPGSITTVHADSAKLAFQQLTLLVKESEGGRNLDREDIDRLLRVSIDVIVQCKRMDGRFRATEIYFRA from the coding sequence ATGACCGAAGGTTCCGACGCGACGGTCGTTCGTGAACTGCTCTCTCCGTTCGCGCCGTTCCTCGATGACAAGTCGCTCTACGAAGTGATCGTCAATCGGCCCGGGCAGGTGTTGACTGAGGGTGCCGGCGGGTGGCGGACCCATGATCTGCCGGAGCTTTCCTTCGAAAAACTGATGCGCCTTGCCCGAGCCGTGGCCAGTTTTTCCAACCAATCCATCGATGAAACGCGGCCGATCCTGTCGGCGACCCTGCCGGGGGACGAACGAATCCAGATCGTCATTCCACCGGCCACCACGAGAAACACGGTCAGCATCACCATCCGGAAGCCATCCTCGGTCGAATTCACGCTCGACGACTTGGAGCAGAGGGAGTTTTTCTCCGAAACGCGGGCGACCAACGACCGGGCGTCGACGCAGGAACAGAATTTGCTGGCACTATACCGTACCGGTCGCTTCAAGGATTTTCTGCGGGAAGCCGTCATCGCACGGAAAAATATCATCATCTCAGGCGCAACCGGATCGGCCAAGACGACGCTGTCGAAAGCGCTGATCAAACATATTCCGGAGCATGAGCGGATCATTTCGATCGAGGACACCCCCGAGCTGGTTATTCCGCAGCCCAACCACGTGCGCCTGTTCTATTCGAAAGGCGCCCAAGGACTTTCGAGTGCCCGCCCCAAAGAACTACTGGAATCTTGTCTCCGGATGCGGCCAGACCGCATTTTGCTGCAAGAGTTACGTGATGGCACGGCCTTCTACTATGTCCGCAATGTCAACTCCGGCCATCCCGGATCGATAACGACCGTGCATGCCGATTCCGCCAAGCTCGCCTTCCAACAGTTGACGCTGCTTGTGAAGGAATCCGAAGGAGGACGTAACTTGGATCGCGAAGACATCGATCGATTGTTGAGGGTCTCGATCGACGTCATTGTCCAATGCAAGCGAATGGACGGTCGGTTTCGAGCAACAGAAATCTACTTTCGAGCCTGA
- a CDS encoding CBS domain-containing protein, protein MLAKDIMTKKVLSVSPEHSISHAALTMLENRISGLPVCDDDRKLVGILSEGDLLRRAELGSAAWPSAIRDKAEPEAFTKTHSWRVGDVMTQRVVTVDEDAPLGRIGAIMAANQIKRIPVMRAEEMVGIISRSDILRAIAAAVPDAIAGGDEAMRRAVLARLCSDLGLDGGAVEVTVENGTVSLWGQVESEAEREAARVAAQTISGAGGVRNKLRIIAT, encoded by the coding sequence ATGCTGGCCAAAGACATCATGACCAAGAAGGTGCTTTCGGTAAGTCCCGAGCACAGTATAAGCCATGCTGCACTTACTATGCTCGAAAATCGAATAAGCGGACTGCCTGTATGCGACGACGACCGCAAGTTGGTTGGCATTTTGTCGGAGGGCGATTTGTTGCGGCGTGCAGAGCTGGGATCGGCAGCATGGCCGAGCGCCATCCGAGACAAAGCCGAACCGGAGGCCTTCACCAAGACACATAGCTGGCGCGTCGGTGACGTGATGACCCAGCGTGTCGTCACGGTTGATGAAGACGCGCCTCTCGGCCGCATCGGCGCGATAATGGCTGCCAACCAGATCAAGCGGATTCCAGTCATGCGAGCTGAAGAGATGGTCGGCATCATAAGCCGAAGCGACATTCTTCGGGCGATCGCTGCCGCCGTGCCTGATGCGATAGCCGGAGGTGACGAGGCGATGCGGCGTGCCGTCCTGGCGCGGCTTTGTTCCGATCTCGGGCTCGACGGAGGGGCAGTCGAGGTGACTGTCGAGAATGGAACCGTCAGCTTGTGGGGGCAGGTCGAAAGCGAAGCGGAACGCGAGGCGGCCCGAGTGGCTGCCCAGACGATCAGCGGTGCGGGGGGCGTCAGGAACAAGTTGCGTATTATCGCTACCTGA
- a CDS encoding ABC1 kinase family protein translates to MPIFRIFHIVYVAMAFALGTALRGLRLLPSSPPSSERFRLSLERLGTTFIKFGQSLSIRRDIVPDDYVVALQKLQDHVSAFPTSVAVQEIERGLGRPVAKMFAEFEETPLAAASVAQVHGARLRDGRSVIIKVRRPGLKRQINQDMRSLFWLARVAAVIISRLRHYQPLRIVTEIWTNLLKEIDFCREARSIRRFVTAFADWPTLKIPDVVDDLVSETVIVQERSHGLRIDDASLRSDGPRLAGIFVDAYLHQIFVLGVFHGDPHPGNLFVTGDGRICLHDFGIVGFLDRAMRRKLAAFAMAFVRQDADWLLEAAIDLGILGGELDRSEFRRGLVEIIGDYAALPLKDWSLAEAFLRVTRLGQAQNVFVPLDLLILMRAMFLAEHTVRILDPDFQLLEALQTKAPGVLEAAMKQADWATTLNRLRLDAADTARDLPSMLSTWVQQLAREGSGLGLTLHVRELKGLHEKLERSSNRFVLGLIASGLFVSGALLMETAGPRIFGEVPVFAAVAFALALWFTLRLLRAIARSGRL, encoded by the coding sequence ATGCCGATATTCCGTATCTTTCACATCGTCTACGTGGCCATGGCGTTCGCACTGGGAACCGCCCTGCGGGGTCTTCGCCTTCTCCCCTCGAGTCCGCCCTCCTCCGAACGATTTCGCCTCAGTCTCGAACGCCTGGGCACGACGTTTATCAAGTTCGGCCAGTCGCTCAGCATACGCCGGGACATAGTGCCAGATGACTACGTCGTCGCCTTGCAGAAATTGCAGGACCACGTCTCGGCCTTCCCGACGAGCGTCGCCGTGCAAGAGATCGAGCGCGGCCTTGGCCGGCCCGTAGCCAAGATGTTTGCCGAGTTCGAGGAGACACCGCTTGCTGCGGCGTCCGTCGCGCAGGTGCACGGCGCTCGCCTTCGGGACGGGCGGAGCGTCATCATCAAGGTTCGCCGACCCGGCCTGAAACGCCAGATCAATCAGGACATGCGTTCACTATTCTGGCTGGCGCGCGTGGCTGCGGTGATCATTTCTCGCCTGCGCCACTATCAGCCGCTGCGCATCGTCACGGAGATATGGACTAACCTCCTAAAGGAGATCGATTTTTGCCGCGAGGCAAGAAGCATCAGGCGCTTCGTGACGGCCTTCGCCGATTGGCCCACGCTCAAGATTCCGGACGTGGTCGACGATCTGGTCTCGGAGACGGTGATCGTCCAGGAGCGAAGCCACGGCTTACGGATCGACGACGCATCCTTGAGATCGGACGGCCCTCGCCTCGCGGGAATCTTCGTCGATGCTTACCTGCATCAGATTTTCGTGTTGGGGGTCTTTCACGGCGATCCTCATCCGGGCAATCTCTTCGTCACCGGAGACGGGCGGATCTGCCTTCACGATTTCGGAATCGTCGGATTTCTTGACCGGGCCATGCGCCGCAAGCTTGCCGCCTTTGCCATGGCCTTTGTTCGTCAGGACGCCGACTGGCTCCTCGAGGCTGCAATCGATCTCGGCATATTGGGCGGAGAACTGGACCGGAGCGAATTTCGCCGCGGCCTGGTGGAGATCATCGGCGACTATGCGGCGCTGCCGCTCAAGGACTGGTCGCTGGCAGAGGCGTTCCTGCGCGTGACGCGACTCGGACAGGCGCAAAACGTTTTTGTCCCGCTGGACCTCCTTATCCTGATGCGGGCGATGTTTCTCGCCGAGCATACCGTCCGCATCCTCGATCCTGATTTTCAGCTTCTGGAAGCCCTGCAGACCAAGGCCCCTGGCGTATTGGAAGCGGCGATGAAGCAGGCCGATTGGGCAACCACGCTCAATCGCCTGAGGCTCGATGCAGCGGACACTGCGCGCGACCTGCCGTCGATGCTCAGCACATGGGTCCAACAGCTCGCTCGGGAAGGCAGCGGCCTGGGGCTTACTCTGCATGTGCGCGAACTCAAGGGCCTGCATGAAAAGCTTGAAAGGAGCAGCAACCGGTTCGTGCTCGGCCTCATTGCCTCAGGTCTCTTCGTGTCGGGGGCGCTGCTCATGGAAACTGCGGGACCGCGTATTTTCGGCGAGGTTCCGGTATTCGCGGCGGTCGCCTTTGCGCTCGCGCTTTGGTTCACGCTTCGCCTTCTGCGCGCGATTGCCCGCTCCGGCAGGCTCTGA